From a region of the Bombus terrestris chromosome 8, iyBomTerr1.2, whole genome shotgun sequence genome:
- the LOC100651163 gene encoding THO complex subunit 7 homolog, which produces MGDEEVIRRRLLIDGDGIGDDRRINMLLKSFIKWANSPEIDNTLHERMLSQLAQCEFAQRKSRLVSNMSQEELKSYEKLSKEIEIQIEEAKRDIEKTKAELQDAKRVRKNRIEYDVLAKVINEQPDRVETNLKLATLCEELSKLKEKSKQLEHKLEMRRKQFHVLISSIHSLQGMLDECDEEIMDVSLENYEDTDTSTAIKTETS; this is translated from the exons ATGGGTGACG AAGAAGTAATACGCCGGAGATTACTGATAGATGGAGATGGAATTGGAGATGATCGTCGAATAAATATGCTTCTaaaatcatttataaaatggGCAAATAGTCCAGAAATAGATAATACTTTACATGAAAGAATGTTATCCCAGCTAGCTCAATGTGAATTTGCACAACGAAAATCCAGACTAGTCTCAAATATGAGTCAGGAAGAATTAAAAAGCTATGAAAAGTTatcaaaagaaattgaaatacaaataGAGGAGGCTAAGAGAGACATAGAAAAAACAAAAGCGGAATTACAAGATGCAAAACGTGTTAGGAAAAACAGAATAGAATATGATGTATTAGCAAAAGTTATAAATGAGCAACCAGATAGAGTAGAAACCAATTTAAAACTTGCTACATTATGTGAAGAATTGAGCAAGTTGAAG GAAAAGTCTAAACAATTAGAACACAAATTGGAAATGAGACGTAAACAATTTCATGTCCTAATATCTTCCATACATTCTTTACAAGGAATGTTAGATGAATGTGatgaggaaataatggatgtaaGTTTAGAAAATTATGAAGATACAGATACTTCTACAGCTATAAAGACTGAAACATcttga